In a genomic window of Erigeron canadensis isolate Cc75 chromosome 5, C_canadensis_v1, whole genome shotgun sequence:
- the LOC122602319 gene encoding protein NPG1, which yields MSGSKHVVESEERKICGNGGCVQTDTVEAMLDAGNYDQAESALREGLSLNAEEARALLGRLEYQRGNAEAALQLFEGIDLQAAIQRLHTVSTEKIPKKARSQSESGLSGPQQGANLVLEAIYLKIKSFQKLDRINDAVEECKKVVDAIEKIFPQGIPDAFLETKLQETISRATELLPELWAEAGCYQEAVSSYRRALLTQWNLDNDSGARIQNNFAVFLLYSGAEVGPPTTSTKGEGTTFLPKNNLEEAILLLMICMRKFSLGKARWDPRVIEHLTFALSVCNETHVLANQLEEVIPGVIHRVDLWKKLALCSSQRKTALNLLKKLLHKHEKPDDILSLLLAAKICSEDGSLSAEGIMYAQRALNNCQKRNRHLRGVCLRALGLCYGKQASVSSSDYERSRLQSEALKSLDEAVSLESENSDLVFELAIQYAMQRNLNNALRLAKQYIDITGGSMLRGWRLLALILSAQQRFQEAEVVTDAALDETVKWDQGPILRLKAKLRIAQSRHLDAIETYRQLLALIQVQKKSNGPLHSTHQTEDDRVNEYEVWQGLAHLYSSLARWKDAEICLGKARENIECSSETLHTEGTIYQRRGEIDDALAYYVNSILVEANYLPSKISIGAIMSDRGLPMLPVARTMLSDALRLEPTNRMAWLHLGFVHKLDGRLSDAIDSFQAASMLEESDPIESFNSIL from the exons ATGTCAGGATCAAAGCATGTTGTTGAAAGCGAGGAACGAAAAATTTGCGGAAATGGGGGTTGTGTACAAACAGATACCGTGGAGGCAATGCTTGATGCCGGTAATTATGATCAAGCCGAATCTGCTTTACGTGAAGGTTTATCACTCAATGCAGAG GAAGCACGAGCTCTTCTTGGAAGATTAGAATATCAAAGAGGAAATGCGGAAGCTGCTCTTCAATTATTTGAAGGTATTGATCTCCAAGCTGCTATACAGCGGCTGCACACTGTTTCAACAGAAAAAATACCTAAAAAAGCACGGTCACAATCTGAGTCGGGGCTTTCCGGCCCACAACAGGGAGCCAATCTGGTGCTTGAAGCCATATATTTGAAAATCAAGTCATTTCAAAAACTTGATAGGATAAATG ATGCTGTTGAAGAGTGTAAGAAAGTGGTTGATGCGATAGAGAAGATATTTCCACAAGGGATTCCTGATGCTTTTCTAGAAACCAAGTTACAAGAAACAATTAGCCGGGCCACTGAGCTTCTCCCAGAACTTTGGGCGGAAGCTGGTTGCTACCAAGAAGCTGTTTCTTCTTATCGACGTGCCCTCCTCACTCAATGGAACCTGGATAATGACAGTGGCGCACGAATTCAAAATAACTTTGCAGTATTTTTGTTGTATAGTGGAGCTGAGGTGGGACCACCCACTACATCTACAAAAGGTGAGGGCACTACGTTCCTGCCAAAAAACAATTTAGAAGAAGCAATTCTACTTTTAATGATTTGCATGAGAAAGTTCTCACTCGGCAAGGCGAGATGGGACCCACGTGTTATAGAGCACCTCACATTTGCTCTGTCTGTCTGCAACGAAACTCATGTTTTAGCAAATCAGCTTGAAGAAGTGATCCCAGGGGTAATTCATCGTGTGGATCTATGGAAAAAATTGGCTCTTTGCAGTAGCCAGAGAAAAACTGCCCTTAACTTACTGAAAAAACTACTTCATAAACATGAAAAACCGGATGATATATTGTCCTTGTTGTTGGCTGCTAAAATTTGTAGTGAGGATGGATCTCTGTCTGCAGAGGGAATCATGTATGCTCAAAGGGCATTGAATAATTGCCAAAAAAGAAACAGACATTTAAGGGGTGTATGCCTTAGAGCTTTAGGACTTTGTTATGGTAAACAGGCGAGTGTTTCGTCTTCAGATTATGAGCGTTCACGTCTCCAATCTGAAGCACTAAAGTCATTAGATGAAGCAGTTTCATTAGAGTCTGAAAACTCGGATTTGGTCTTTGAGTTAGCAATACAATATGCTATGCAACGCAACTTGAATAATGCTTTAAGATTAGCTAAACAGTATATTGATATAACCGGTGGCTCTATGTTACGTGGTTGGAGACTGCTTGCTTTGATTTTATCTGCACAGCAACGGTTTCAAGAGGCAGAGGTAGTCACTGATGCTGCTTTAGATGAAACAGTGAAATGGGATCAAGGACCAATTTTGAGATTAAAAGCCAAGCTGAGAATTGCACAATCACGACATTTGGATGCTATTGAAACTTATCGACAGTTACTTGCATTGATTCAAGTCCAAAAAAAATCTAATGGGCCACTTCATAGTACACACCAG ACCGAAGATGATAGGGTAAACGAGTATGAAGTTTGGCAAGGTCTAGCGCATTTATATTCCAGCCTTGCACGTTGGAAGGATGCAGAGATATGTTTGGGAAAAGCTCGGGAAAATATAGAATGCTCATCAGAGACATTGCATACCGAGG GAACTATATACCAGAGACGAGGGGAAATAGATGATGCATTGGCCTACTATGTTAATTCTATATTAGTAGAGGCAAATTATCTACCTTCCAAGATCAGTATTGGGGCTATAATGTCAGATAGGGGGTTACCCATGTTACCTGTGGCACGGACCATGCTCTCAGATGCACTTCGGCTCGAACCAACCAATCGTATGGCTTGGCTTCACCTGGGATTCGTGCATAAACTCGATGGGCGCTTATCAGATGCCATAGATAGTTTCCAGGCTGCTTCCATGCTTGAAGAATCAGATCCTATTGAGAGCTTCAACTCAATTCTTTGA
- the LOC122599246 gene encoding uncharacterized protein LOC122599246, whose translation MEESQQLVEEEDDHLEKGLLLSSHQQQQDIEEEEVIVYSACLQGQETEEAFIKLKTAEWILYSLLMILAWGFGLLMLLYTPLRRYILRRTFRSRKLYLTPDSIVYKITKPLPFPCFGVLNTEKHVLLASVSDVVIHQGYLQSRYGVYSIRIENIGVTRPPSDHVQIQGIAHPQAFRKAVLMRLLALRNEDFSRQTQDSVAASTNVHSYPAPGMSPLRPPMHDTLSHVGEFAVLQKLDEVATSLKRVQSLFEEHQPKSSVCID comes from the exons ATGGAGGAATCACAACAACTAGTTGAAGAAGAGGACGATCATCTGGAGAAAGGGTTGTTATTATCATCCCACCAACAACAGCAAGACATAGAAGAAGAGGAGGTGATAGTGTATTCTGCCTGCCTCCAAGGACAAGAAACTGAAGAAGCTTTTATAAAGCTCAAGACAGCAGAATGGATACTCTACTCGTTACTCATGATATTGGCTTGGGGTTTTGGTTTGCTGATGCTCCTGTACACCCCCCTCCGCCGTTACATCCTCCGCCGTACCTTCCGTTCCCGGAAGCTCTATCTCACCCCCGATTCCATCGTCTACAAA ATTACTAAGCCACTCCCCTTCCCTTGTTTTGGTGTTCTCAACACAGAGAAACATGTCTTGCTGGCTTCTGTTTCTGATGTTGTCATTCACCAAG GGTATCTGCAGTCTCGTTACGGtgtctattctatcagaatcgAGAATATTGGTGTCACAAGACCACCAAGTGACCATGTTCAAATCCAAGGTATTGCTCATCCTCAAGCATTCAGAAAG GCCGTTTTGATGCGCCTTTTAGCTTTGCGAAATGAAGACTTTTCTAGGCAAACCCAAGACAGTGTTGCTGCTTCTACAAATGTCCACTCATATCCTGCACCGGGG ATGTCTCCCTTAAGACCGCCTATGCATGACACTCTGTCTCATGTTGGTGAGTTTGCAGTACTACAAAAGCTAGATGAAGTTGCCACTTCTCTTAAG AGAGTCCAATCACTGTTTGAGGAGCATCAACCAAAATCGTCTGTTTGTATAGACTGA